In one window of Macadamia integrifolia cultivar HAES 741 chromosome 2, SCU_Mint_v3, whole genome shotgun sequence DNA:
- the LOC122066836 gene encoding kelch repeat-containing protein At3g27220-like isoform X2 — translation MARNNGKHASKKLVFLLSCAGLLGVALIADFLWASSSSLSTAYSSLASNWVLEKSATVVVPKTKSVKSKNVTHDPRILSGTFADLPGPELKWEKMAPAPVPRLDGAAIQIKNLLFVFAGYGTIDYVHSHVDIYNFTDNTWGGRFDMPKEMAHSHLGMVTDGRYIYIVSGQYGPQCRGPTSRTFVLDTVTKQWRDMPPLPVPRYAPATQLWRGRLHVMGGSKEDRHEPAVDHWSIAVKDGKVLEKEWRSEIPIPRGGPHRACIVVDDKLMVIGGQEGDFMAKPGSPIFKCSRRNEVVYTDVYVLDDEMKWKTLPPMPKPNSHIEFAWILVNNSILIVGGTTEKNPVTKRIILVGEVFRFNLDTLKWSIYGKMPYRVKTTLVGLWDGWLYFTSGQRDRGPDDPQPRKVVKDMFRTKLHL, via the exons ATGGCGAGGAACAATGGAAAGCACGCATCGAAGAAACTGGTCTTTCTCTTGTCATGCGCAGGGCTTCTTGGAGTTGCTCTAATCGCAGATTTCCTCTgggcttcatcttcttctctctctactgCTTATTCGTCCCTTGCCTCCAATTGGGTACTCGAGAAATCTGCGACTGTAGTCGTCCCCAAG ACGAAATCTGTTAAGAGCAAGAATGTTACTCATGATCCAAGAATCTTGTCGGGAACTTTTGCGGATTTACCTGGACCTGAGCTAAAATGGGAGAAGATGGCACCTGCACCTGTACCTCGTTTAGATGGGGCAGCAATTCAGATTAAAAACCTTCTTTTTGTGTTTGCCGGATACGGTACCATTGACTAT GTGCATTCACATGTTGATATCTACAACTTTACGGACAATACATGGGGTGGAAGGTTTGATATGCCAAAAGAAATGGCACATTCACATTTAGGAATGGTGACGGATGGGAGATACATTTATATTGTGTCAGGGCAATATGGTCCGCAATGCAGAGGGCCTACATCTCGTACTTTTGTGCTGGACACAGTAACGAAACAATGGCGGGACATGCCCCCATTACCTGTACCTAG GTATGCCCCAGCAACTCAGCTTTGGAGGGGCAGACTTCACGTAATGGGTGGCAGCAAGGAGGATCGTCATGAACCTGCAGTAGACCATTGGAGCATTGCAGTTAAAGATGGCAAAGTGTTAGAGAAAGAATGGCGGAGTGAAATACCCATTCCTCGTGGGGGACCTCACAG GGCTTGTATTGTGGTTGATGATAAGCTGATGGTAATTGGTGGTCAAGAGGGTGATTTTATGGCCAAACCTGGATCACCTATTTTCAAATGCTCTCGAAGGAATGAG GTTGTATATACTGATGTTTATGTGCTGGATGATGAGATGAAGTGGAAAACATTGCCTCCAATGCCAAAGCCTAACTCCCATATAGAGTTTGCATGGATTCTTGTGAACAATTCTATTTTGATTGTTGGAGGCACAACAGAAAAGAACCCTGTGACGAAAAGAATTATCCTTGTTGGAGAAGTTTTCCGTTTCAATTTAGATACATTG AAATGGTCAATTTATGGGAAGATGCCTTATCGCGTAAAAACCACTCTGGTGGGTCTCTGGGATGGTTGGTTATACTTCACATCTGGACAGAGAGACAGAGGACCAGATGATCCACAGCCAAGGAAAGTTGTCAAAGATATGTTTAGAACCAAGTTGCActtgtga
- the LOC122066836 gene encoding kelch repeat-containing protein At3g27220-like isoform X1: MARNNGKHASKKLVFLLSCAGLLGVALIADFLWASSSSLSTAYSSLASNWVLEKSATVVVPKVKQTKSVKSKNVTHDPRILSGTFADLPGPELKWEKMAPAPVPRLDGAAIQIKNLLFVFAGYGTIDYVHSHVDIYNFTDNTWGGRFDMPKEMAHSHLGMVTDGRYIYIVSGQYGPQCRGPTSRTFVLDTVTKQWRDMPPLPVPRYAPATQLWRGRLHVMGGSKEDRHEPAVDHWSIAVKDGKVLEKEWRSEIPIPRGGPHRACIVVDDKLMVIGGQEGDFMAKPGSPIFKCSRRNEVVYTDVYVLDDEMKWKTLPPMPKPNSHIEFAWILVNNSILIVGGTTEKNPVTKRIILVGEVFRFNLDTLKWSIYGKMPYRVKTTLVGLWDGWLYFTSGQRDRGPDDPQPRKVVKDMFRTKLHL; the protein is encoded by the exons ATGGCGAGGAACAATGGAAAGCACGCATCGAAGAAACTGGTCTTTCTCTTGTCATGCGCAGGGCTTCTTGGAGTTGCTCTAATCGCAGATTTCCTCTgggcttcatcttcttctctctctactgCTTATTCGTCCCTTGCCTCCAATTGGGTACTCGAGAAATCTGCGACTGTAGTCGTCCCCAAGGTAAAACAA ACGAAATCTGTTAAGAGCAAGAATGTTACTCATGATCCAAGAATCTTGTCGGGAACTTTTGCGGATTTACCTGGACCTGAGCTAAAATGGGAGAAGATGGCACCTGCACCTGTACCTCGTTTAGATGGGGCAGCAATTCAGATTAAAAACCTTCTTTTTGTGTTTGCCGGATACGGTACCATTGACTAT GTGCATTCACATGTTGATATCTACAACTTTACGGACAATACATGGGGTGGAAGGTTTGATATGCCAAAAGAAATGGCACATTCACATTTAGGAATGGTGACGGATGGGAGATACATTTATATTGTGTCAGGGCAATATGGTCCGCAATGCAGAGGGCCTACATCTCGTACTTTTGTGCTGGACACAGTAACGAAACAATGGCGGGACATGCCCCCATTACCTGTACCTAG GTATGCCCCAGCAACTCAGCTTTGGAGGGGCAGACTTCACGTAATGGGTGGCAGCAAGGAGGATCGTCATGAACCTGCAGTAGACCATTGGAGCATTGCAGTTAAAGATGGCAAAGTGTTAGAGAAAGAATGGCGGAGTGAAATACCCATTCCTCGTGGGGGACCTCACAG GGCTTGTATTGTGGTTGATGATAAGCTGATGGTAATTGGTGGTCAAGAGGGTGATTTTATGGCCAAACCTGGATCACCTATTTTCAAATGCTCTCGAAGGAATGAG GTTGTATATACTGATGTTTATGTGCTGGATGATGAGATGAAGTGGAAAACATTGCCTCCAATGCCAAAGCCTAACTCCCATATAGAGTTTGCATGGATTCTTGTGAACAATTCTATTTTGATTGTTGGAGGCACAACAGAAAAGAACCCTGTGACGAAAAGAATTATCCTTGTTGGAGAAGTTTTCCGTTTCAATTTAGATACATTG AAATGGTCAATTTATGGGAAGATGCCTTATCGCGTAAAAACCACTCTGGTGGGTCTCTGGGATGGTTGGTTATACTTCACATCTGGACAGAGAGACAGAGGACCAGATGATCCACAGCCAAGGAAAGTTGTCAAAGATATGTTTAGAACCAAGTTGCActtgtga
- the LOC122057741 gene encoding F-box protein FBW2-like, giving the protein MEGGEIRCWDELIPDALGLIFSKLSLKEKLTVIPRICKPWSKALMGPYSWQEIDIAQWCYDHYQPELLDRMLRMLIGFSGSPRELSVYNIPNDAIFSFIADHAGSLETLQIPYSQISDSIVEKVAGRMCAITFLDLSYCYNIGPRALEAFGRNCRLLSGLRRAKGSFCSVNEEAHAIATTMPELKHLEINYMLITAEGVFDIISGCPKLVYLDVRNCRYSKVSEKFLKEKYPGLNVPLYYFYDEITFENLPTTFSSVVLEMDVEEDMWDYDEDL; this is encoded by the exons ATGGAGGGAGGCGAAATTCGGTGTTGGGACGAGCTAATCCCAGATGCGCTCGGGTTAATCTTCAGCAAATTATCTCTGAAGGAGAAATTAACTGTGATTCCAAGGATTTGCAAACCATGGAGTAAAGCACTGATGGGGCCTTACTCTTGGCAAGAGATCGACATTGCACAGTGGTGCTACGACCATTATCAGCCTGAGCTACTGGATCGAATGCTTCGAATGCTGATCGGATTCTCTGGTTCCCCTCGGGAGCTTTCTGTATATAATATACCTAACGATGCCATCTTCTCCTTCATCGCAGACCA TGCCGGTTCCCTTGAGACCTTGCAGATTCCGTACAGCCAGATAAGTGATTCAATAGTGGAAAAGGTTGCAGGGAGAATGTGTGCCATCACTTTCTTGGACCTGAGCTACTGTTATAACATTGGCCCTCGTGCTCTTGAAGCATTTGGCAGGAACTGTAGATTGCTTTCGGGCTTGAGAAGGGCAAAGGGTTCATTTTGTTCGGTCAACGAGGAAGCTCACGCCATTGCAACAACAATGCCCGAGCTCAAACATCTTGAAATAAATTACATGCTCATCACAGCTGAAGGGGTTTTTGACATTATCTCTGGCTGCCCAAAACTTGTATATTTGGATGTGAGAAACTGCAGGTATTCGAAAGTCTCTGAAAAGTTCCTCAAAGAGAAATACCCTGGGCTGAATGTGCCGCTTTATTACTTCTATGATGAAATTACTTTTGAGAATCTGCCAACGACTTTCTCATCTGTTGTGTTAGAAATGGATGTTGAGGAAGATATGTGGGACTACGATGAAGATCTCTAA